The following proteins are co-located in the Desulfomonile tiedjei genome:
- the serC gene encoding 3-phosphoserine/phosphohydroxythreonine transaminase, protein MAARIHNFGPGPAALPLQVLEEVREGFLNFKDSGMSIAEVSHRSAVFEDVLNDAVARIKRLLKLPENFKVLFLQGGASLQFSMIPMNLIPDGSSADYINTGTWATKAIAEVQILNKPHKVIASSKDRDFRYIPKDFSVSPGAAYLHFTSNNTIKGTQWQKFPDAGQVPLVSDMSSDMLSKPFDPRPFGLIYAGAQKNLGPAGVTLVIIRDDMLERSPKDIPTMLRYTTFAEKNSLYNTPPCVAIYMVQVVLKWLEETVGGLEAMAKINKQKADLIYGAIDKSGFYKGTADSDSRSMMNVTFRLADEDLEKKFVAEALANGMGGLKGHRSVGGCRASIYNAIGLDVVQALVDFMRVFEQKNG, encoded by the coding sequence ATGGCCGCTCGTATCCACAACTTTGGCCCCGGTCCGGCAGCCTTGCCGCTCCAGGTTCTGGAAGAGGTCAGGGAAGGGTTTCTCAATTTCAAGGACTCGGGAATGTCCATTGCTGAAGTCAGCCATCGCTCGGCCGTATTCGAAGACGTGCTGAACGATGCTGTGGCACGTATCAAGCGATTGCTGAAGCTGCCGGAAAATTTCAAAGTGCTTTTCTTGCAGGGTGGTGCAAGCCTGCAGTTCAGCATGATCCCGATGAATCTGATCCCGGACGGGTCGTCTGCCGACTACATTAATACAGGCACGTGGGCTACAAAGGCCATCGCCGAAGTACAGATACTCAACAAGCCCCATAAGGTTATCGCGTCCAGCAAGGACAGGGACTTTCGGTACATTCCGAAGGACTTCTCAGTGTCTCCGGGTGCGGCCTATTTGCACTTTACGTCAAACAACACCATAAAAGGAACACAGTGGCAGAAATTCCCCGACGCGGGACAAGTCCCTCTAGTGTCGGACATGTCATCGGACATGCTATCAAAGCCTTTTGATCCGCGCCCGTTCGGTCTGATTTATGCCGGTGCGCAGAAGAACCTGGGCCCCGCGGGTGTCACCCTTGTGATTATCAGGGATGACATGCTGGAGAGGTCGCCCAAAGACATCCCTACCATGCTGCGCTACACGACATTTGCGGAAAAGAATTCTCTGTACAATACCCCACCCTGCGTGGCCATTTACATGGTTCAGGTGGTGCTAAAGTGGCTGGAAGAGACAGTCGGCGGGCTTGAGGCTATGGCCAAGATCAACAAACAAAAGGCGGACCTGATCTACGGGGCAATCGACAAGAGCGGTTTTTATAAAGGGACTGCCGACTCTGACAGCCGATCCATGATGAACGTCACGTTCCGTCTGGCCGATGAGGACCTGGAAAAGAAATTCGTGGCCGAAGCACTGGCAAACGGAATGGGTGGCCTGAAAGGTCATCGCTCTGTCGGCGGATGCCGAGCTTCCATATATAATGCGATAGGACTTGACGTGGTTCAGGCACTTGTAGATTTCATGAGAGTTTTCGAACAA
- a CDS encoding alpha/beta fold hydrolase has protein sequence MELNLIRVFFGKLLDALRIKSRPGATAVSDALKDRRQDAFQAVCEGITIRGRTFFPVAKPSRQYPVVIICHGIPGSGAQRPPDDPGYDGLAEELASKGLVAVIFNFRGCGDSGGNFDMMGWARDLETVVDRVLNTPYIDPTRIVVLGFSGGGAAAIYAAADNPQIFGLAVVGTPADFKIFEADPDKIIADFRKRGIIRDPAFPPDVKNWVHGFEAIEPCRWIAHFKGKHLLIVHGDADELIPLEQAYELFERAPAGLAQVFVIPEGVHRLRLDQRCIDILEKWFSQILGW, from the coding sequence ATGGAATTGAATCTCATAAGAGTATTCTTCGGCAAACTGCTGGACGCGCTTCGTATCAAGAGCCGGCCGGGTGCGACTGCCGTGTCTGATGCCCTCAAAGATAGACGGCAAGATGCTTTTCAGGCCGTTTGTGAGGGCATAACGATCCGCGGGCGGACCTTCTTCCCTGTGGCCAAGCCTTCGAGGCAATACCCTGTTGTAATCATATGCCACGGTATTCCTGGCAGCGGCGCTCAGAGGCCTCCGGACGACCCTGGATATGACGGCCTGGCGGAGGAACTCGCGTCCAAAGGTTTGGTAGCGGTCATCTTCAATTTCAGAGGGTGCGGAGATTCCGGCGGCAATTTCGATATGATGGGGTGGGCTCGGGACCTGGAAACCGTTGTAGATAGGGTCCTCAACACCCCGTATATCGATCCCACTCGAATTGTGGTTCTAGGATTCAGCGGGGGAGGTGCTGCCGCAATTTACGCGGCTGCGGACAATCCTCAGATATTTGGGCTTGCTGTGGTTGGCACGCCTGCTGATTTTAAGATCTTCGAGGCAGACCCTGACAAAATAATAGCGGATTTCAGGAAAAGAGGGATCATTAGAGACCCGGCTTTTCCTCCTGATGTGAAAAACTGGGTACACGGCTTCGAAGCGATCGAGCCCTGCCGATGGATAGCTCATTTCAAAGGCAAACACCTCTTGATCGTTCACGGTGACGCTGACGAGTTGATACCGCTGGAACAGGCGTACGAATTGTTCGAGAGGGCCCCCGCGGGCCTTGCACAAGTCTTCGTGATTCCCGAGGGAGTTCATCGCCTCAGACTTGACCAACGCTGCATTGATATCTTGGAGAAGTGGTTCTCACAAATCTTGGGGTGGTAG